Within Chloroflexota bacterium, the genomic segment AGAAGAATCGCAGTCCAGTTCATTTCGGCATTCGCTTTTCTTCGTCGGGCAGAATGAATCCGTGCTTTGCCATCACCGTACGCCCGGCTGGACTGTTGACAAATTCGATAAACGCGCGTGCCCCGCGTTCGTTCTTAGCGCGTGTGACGACGCCCAGGGCTTGGTCGAGCGGGCTGTGCAATTCCTGTGGAATGAGTGTCCAGCGTCCTTTCACGCCAACGCTGAGGGATAACGCGATGATAGCGGCATCCACATTGCCGGTGTCCGCCAACTGCTTGGTCTGAGCCACGTTTTCGCCAAAGACCAGTTTGGGTTGAACCGTGTCCCACACCCCAGCATTCTGTAATGCTTCGCGCGCCGCCAAGCCATACGGCGCGTGCTCCGGGTTGGCAATCGCGACGCGTTTGACCTCGGGACGCGTGAGATCGGTGAGTGATTGCAACTGCCAAGCGCTGTCTTCACGCGTCCACAACGTAATGCGTCCCCGCGCGTAGAGTTGCACCGTATCGGAAAGGATGATGCGGCGTTTGGCTAGATCGTTGATGTATGAACGATCCGCCGCCGCGAACAGATCCACCGGCGCGCCTTGCGCGATTTGTTGCGCCAATTGCCCGGTCGAACCAAAGTTGAACATAGCGCGCGTGCCGGTTTCTTTTTCAAACGCAACGCCGATTTCGGTGAATGCGGCATGCAAATCAGCGGCGGCGGAGATGATAATTTCTCCACCTTGTTTTGCCGCTGTCGGTCCAGAGGCGGATTGAGGATTGAGCGGAAAGGATACCGACTGACAGGCAACGAGTAAACCGATGAAAAGAATTCTGGATTGTCTCATTTCCACTGACTCGGCAATTGGAATTTCAACGACGTGGCGTTGAGTTGCGGAGAGATTTGAGCCATGTTAGCGCCGCTTGAGTTTGGTTAAGGCGAAACGCGCGCACGAGTTGACCGAAATCATCCAGCGCCTCGGTTGACCGTTCGACTTGCCAGCGCGCCAATTCCGCGCGCAACGCTTGGTCTTGGCGTTCGATCAATGCGGTGACGGCACGCCGACCTTCGCGGCGAGCGAAAAACAAACGCACGATAAACTCGACGCGCATCTCGCGCAGACCGCGCGAGGGCGTTGCCATCCATTCCCGAAATGCCGCACGTCCCGCGGGCGTGAGTGCGAACACCTTCTTCGCGGGGCGGGAGTCCTGTTGCTCCACCGTCGCTTTGACAAAGTCGCTGGCTTCGAGCGTCTTGAGGTCGGCGTACATCTGGCTCATTCCCAGATGCCAGACCTGCCCCAGACCGGCGGGATCGGTGAAATGTTGATAGAGGTCGTAGCCGTGGTGTGCTTCATCCACGAGGAGTCCGAGCAGGGCAAAACGCGCCGTCTTGTCTTGGCGCATCGGGTACACCTCACTAGTTGTGTACTCAATGATTGAATATATGTAAAGAATATATCGCAAAAGCCATGCGGCGTCAAATACCCAGCCGCCCAGGGTGTGCATCAAGTTTGTGGGGCGTGAAAAAACCTTGCGAAGGTTTTGACGACAAATCAAATATGATTGCCGTTCAACCTTCGCAAGGTCGAGTGTTCCAAAATTTTGACGGACACTCGCCGCCCAAGTTTCAGAAACTAAAGTCTACACCCCGATTGGCGAAGGTACTGTTTTGACTTTCGCTTTGCATTGGTTATAATACCGCCGATTTCGCGTCGAGGAGTCGAAGGATCATTGCATCGAACAAATCTAAAGGCGAACAGCGTGCGCCGTGACTGACTACGACGACTATGAAGACAGCGTGGACGCTGACCCGCCTCCAACCATTCGCGAGTGGCTCGCGCACTTGTCGCCAGCGCGCCAGTTGGGTTATGGTTGCGCGTTCATTCTTATTCTCGGCGCGCTCACGTTGTATTGCGGCGGTACAGTTAGTTTGCTCGCGCGCCCGATGTTGTTGCAACGTCCTCCTACCGCGACATTTGTGCCCACGCCGACGCGCGCGCCCACCGCGACCCAGCCTCCGCCAACATTCCTGATTCTACCCACCGGCAGACCGCCTGCCACACCCACCCAAGCGCCGATTCCCACACGCGAACCCACGGCGACGCCGACGCTCATCGGCGATCCGACGACTGCGCCAATCACCGGGACTGTGACGATTACCGCGACGGGAACGGCGCGCCCCAGTCCATCACTAACCGGCAGAACCACGAACACCGTCACGCCCACGCGACGATTGACCGGGACAGTCGCGCCCAAGCCATAAAAGGAACGGCTCAACCTTGCGAAGGCGCTTGCGCGAAACCGTCGCAAGGTTGAGCCGGCGCAAAAAACTCTTGCGAAGACGTCTGCTCTTCGCAAGAGTTTTTTTACTGCGGAATCATCTTGAAGATTTTTTGAATTCCCCCGAGCGCGCCTTTGACTTTTTGGAGATTGCCCACCCAGGTCGTCACCAAACCAATCAAGCCGATCAAACTTACGTACACCGATTTGATGAACGCCGAATAATAATCCACTTTGAACTCGGCGCTCTGCGTCTGCGGCGGACGCCCGGGCGACTCGCTCTGAAAAATCAGATCCACGCGCCGCGTCTCGGTCGCCGGCGCAAACGGATTGTAGGGCAGTTCGCGCTGATTAAGAAAAAACGAAAAGGTTTCCGTGCGCCGCTCGGTCGCAAACCGTTTCTGATGCTCGCCGAGCACTACCATGTCCGGGGCATTTTCGCGCAACACGACCACGACCGGCGTCAGCGCGCGCGTGTGTTCCAGGTCTACCGTGATGGTCACCGGCGCATTCGGACGAAGCACGTCATCATAGCGAATCAACGTGTAGATATTCCACCCCTCCGGCGCAAATACCTGGTTGACCGGGTGCGCGCCAAGCATAACATCGCGTAGATAAAAAAACATCAACGGCACATTGATTGCAATGATCAGCGCCATCAAAACCAGCACCACGGGTTTGGCGCGCATGAACAACGTGCGCGCCGTGCGCGCGCCGCCGCCGATTTGATACAACCGCTTGAACGCTTCATCGTAGATTTGGTTCCGCACAACGCACTGACCCGCATCGCGAATCGCGCCGGTCAATTCCAGGCGCGCAAGCTGCGGATTGAGCCGGCTGAACGGCACGGCATCGCCCGCCACGATTCTGCCAAGCATATTTTTCGAGTTCGGCTCGCTCTCGATGTCCACGATCATTTTTTCGAGATGATCGTCGCCGCGCAACAAATCTTGCGCGCACCGCTCCACCATCTCTTGGCTCAACGTCTTGGGCTGACGTTCGGCAATCATCGCGCACAGTTTTTGCGTGAGGTACGGATGCCCGCCGGTGCGCGCGTGAATCCACGTGGCGGTTTCCGGCGGAATTACCAAACCGAGCCGTTGAAAATTCTCGGTGAGTTTTTCCACGCCGGCGCGCGTAAAATCCTGGAGATAGACTCGCTCGGCGATATTGAGCGGCGAGTTACTGCCGCTCGTCAAGCGGCTCAACTCCTTCGCGCCCGACAAGACGACGAGATATTTTTCGAACGCCGGTTCCTTGTGCCGCGTGGAGAACACGCTACGAAACGTGCCAAAAAATCCGTCGGATAATTTGGCAGGCACGGCTTCCACTTCGTCGAGCAACAGCAAGATGCGCATGGCGGTCACGCGGCGCGCCGTTTCGAGCATAAAGTTTTGGAACTCGACCGCGGTCGTCGGCAAGGTCGCCTTGGGATCCGCCTTGGGTAGTAATTCCTGGCGCATCGCGCGCGCCACAAAGTTGTAGAGTTGCGCTTCGGGTTGATCCTGTACACTGCCCAGATCAATCAACACGACCGCAAACCCGGGCGAGCGCAGGCACGCGGACACTTGGTACAACAGCGTCGTCTTGCCGGTTTGACGCGAACTGAGCAACGCGACGTACGCATCTACTTGCGACGCACGCGCGAAACGTAATACCTGGGTCAGTTCCGGGCGCGCGACCAAAATCGCGCCGTCTTCATCCGGGTCGAGTGGACCGCGTGTTTTGAAAATTGCCGGATCAGTTGACATGGATTGCCTCGGTGCCTTTTTGAATTTCTTCGGTGTAGCTCATCACCAAACCGTAAATGTCCTGACTGCGCCGGAGAACTTCGGGGAATGCTCTGGCAGCGAACGCGTACTTGGGTCCGTCGCGGCGTAAGATCGAAAAGAGACACAGATCGTCGAATGCCATTTCCAATTGAGCGGGCGGCACGCGCAAGTCACGCGCGCGCAACATTTCCGCCATTTCGCCCGGCGTCACTTCGGGATGTTCGAGCATCACCAACGTGATAAGCCGTTCGAGCGAACTTGCCGCGCCCCACGACACTTCGGCAAAGTACTCGGCGAATTGCGCCGACTGCGCGAGGGCGGACACATCGACGCGCGTAATGACGCGTTCGCGCCGCGCATTGATGCGCTCGACCAACTTTTGGCAGATGTACTGCACGATGTTCGGATGTCCCGCCGCCAACTCGACGATACGATCCGGCAGCGTATGTTCGTCATCCAACGCCACGCCCATATCTTGCATCGGGTCAGTGATGACGCGCCGCGCTTCATCGCGCGCGAGGTACGACAACGGCATCAAGTTGCAAAAGTTGAAAAAGACGAGGTTCGGATTGTGCAGAGCCAAGTTGAGTGTTTTCTCGCCGCAGAACACAAAACGCGTTTTCGCTTCCTGCGACAAGGCGCGCAAGATCTGGAACAACCGCTCGCCATTCGCAATGTCGTGCGCGAGCAAGTCGTCAATTTCGTCGAAGAGCATCACGATGACGCGCTGGGGGTACTGCGCGGCGACATCGCGCGCCATCGCGCGAAATCCTTCGAGATCGCGGGATGGCAGCGGCAATTGCCACATCGTGTCTACCGCGCTAAAAAACTCGGTGTGATTATGCACCGCTTGGCAATCGAGATAGAGCGGACGGTACTCGGGCGAATTCTTGAGCATGTGATGGACGCGCGCCAACACCGAGGTCTTGCCGATCTTGCGCCCGCCGACGATTGCAAAGTTCGT encodes:
- the modA gene encoding molybdate ABC transporter substrate-binding protein, translated to MRQSRILFIGLLVACQSVSFPLNPQSASGPTAAKQGGEIIISAAADLHAAFTEIGVAFEKETGTRAMFNFGSTGQLAQQIAQGAPVDLFAAADRSYINDLAKRRIILSDTVQLYARGRITLWTREDSAWQLQSLTDLTRPEVKRVAIANPEHAPYGLAAREALQNAGVWDTVQPKLVFGENVAQTKQLADTGNVDAAIIALSLSVGVKGRWTLIPQELHSPLDQALGVVTRAKNERGARAFIEFVNSPAGRTVMAKHGFILPDEEKRMPK
- a CDS encoding PadR family transcriptional regulator translates to MRQDKTARFALLGLLVDEAHHGYDLYQHFTDPAGLGQVWHLGMSQMYADLKTLEASDFVKATVEQQDSRPAKKVFALTPAGRAAFREWMATPSRGLREMRVEFIVRLFFARREGRRAVTALIERQDQALRAELARWQVERSTEALDDFGQLVRAFRLNQTQAALTWLKSLRNSTPRR
- a CDS encoding AAA-like domain-containing protein translates to MSTDPAIFKTRGPLDPDEDGAILVARPELTQVLRFARASQVDAYVALLSSRQTGKTTLLYQVSACLRSPGFAVVLIDLGSVQDQPEAQLYNFVARAMRQELLPKADPKATLPTTAVEFQNFMLETARRVTAMRILLLLDEVEAVPAKLSDGFFGTFRSVFSTRHKEPAFEKYLVVLSGAKELSRLTSGSNSPLNIAERVYLQDFTRAGVEKLTENFQRLGLVIPPETATWIHARTGGHPYLTQKLCAMIAERQPKTLSQEMVERCAQDLLRGDDHLEKMIVDIESEPNSKNMLGRIVAGDAVPFSRLNPQLARLELTGAIRDAGQCVVRNQIYDEAFKRLYQIGGGARTARTLFMRAKPVVLVLMALIIAINVPLMFFYLRDVMLGAHPVNQVFAPEGWNIYTLIRYDDVLRPNAPVTITVDLEHTRALTPVVVVLRENAPDMVVLGEHQKRFATERRTETFSFFLNQRELPYNPFAPATETRRVDLIFQSESPGRPPQTQSAEFKVDYYSAFIKSVYVSLIGLIGLVTTWVGNLQKVKGALGGIQKIFKMIPQ